A single region of the Microcella sp. genome encodes:
- a CDS encoding metal-sensitive transcriptional regulator, translating to MSADQATHGYLADKDKYLVRLKRIEGQARGIHRMVDEEQYCIDILTQISALTSALQGVAVGLLDEHLKHCVSDAVRSGGDVAEAKLEEAAQAIARLVRS from the coding sequence ATGTCAGCTGATCAGGCCACCCACGGCTACCTTGCCGATAAAGACAAGTATCTTGTTCGACTCAAGCGCATCGAGGGCCAGGCGCGTGGAATTCACCGGATGGTGGATGAAGAGCAGTACTGCATCGACATCTTGACTCAGATCTCGGCCCTCACAAGCGCGCTACAGGGCGTGGCCGTGGGGCTACTGGATGAACACTTGAAGCACTGTGTCAGCGATGCCGTTCGATCTGGCGGTGACGTTGCCGAAGCCAAGCTTGAGGAGGCAGCCCAAGCAATCGCGCGTCTGGTGCGCTCCTAG
- a CDS encoding DUF305 domain-containing protein encodes MTVKKRIAIISGIVAILGISVAGALTWMNRAEPFNDRDVAFASNMVPHHVGALEMAEVILAKEGIPAEVRELAARIEATQQPEINQMNAWLKEWDAPSMTGGHGGHAMMMSGMMSETDMMALEDAQGVEAARLFLEGMIVHHNGAVEMAQVEVEGGKYPEAVALARAIIEQQTIEIAEMERLRANL; translated from the coding sequence ATGACAGTGAAAAAACGTATAGCAATCATTTCCGGGATCGTTGCGATTCTTGGAATAAGTGTCGCAGGAGCGCTCACTTGGATGAACCGAGCCGAACCATTCAACGATCGAGACGTAGCCTTCGCCTCGAACATGGTTCCCCACCATGTGGGGGCCCTGGAGATGGCAGAAGTCATTCTGGCCAAGGAGGGAATCCCCGCTGAGGTTCGAGAGCTCGCAGCCCGGATTGAAGCAACCCAGCAGCCCGAGATCAATCAGATGAATGCATGGCTCAAGGAATGGGATGCGCCATCTATGACGGGAGGCCATGGCGGTCACGCCATGATGATGAGCGGCATGATGAGCGAAACAGACATGATGGCCCTGGAGGACGCACAGGGTGTTGAGGCTGCCCGGCTGTTCCTGGAAGGAATGATCGTGCACCACAACGGCGCAGTAGAGATGGCCCAGGTCGAAGTTGAGGGGGGCAAGTACCCCGAAGCCGTCGCGCTCGCTCGAGCCATCATTGAGCAGCAGACCATCGAGATCGCCGAGATGGAGCGTCTCCGTGCAAACCTCTAG